One genomic region from Electrophorus electricus isolate fEleEle1 chromosome 25, fEleEle1.pri, whole genome shotgun sequence encodes:
- the pou3f3a gene encoding POU domain, class 3, transcription factor 3-A isoform X2: MATAASNPYLTSNSILSSGSTVHSESGGGMQPGNAAVTSVSGGYRGDPAVKMVQSDFMHGTMAASNGGHMLSHAHQWVTSLTHAAVAAAAAEAGSPWSSSPVGMAGSPQQQDVKSNSNREDLHAGTALHHRPPHIGAHQSHQSAWGTATAAHISTITGGQQQSQQSLIYSQPGGFTVNGMLSPPGGLVHPGLMRGESPEIDHGSHHHHQHHHQHHHHHHQQHHGVNSHDSHSDEDTPTSDDLEQFAKQFKQRRIKLGFTQADVGLALGTLYGNVFSQTTICRFEALQLSFKNMCKLKPLLNKWLEEADSTTGSPTSIDKIAAQGRKRKKRTSIEVSVKGALESHFLKCPKPSAQEISSLADNLQLEKEVVRVWFCNRRQKEKRMTPPGVPQTPEDVYSQESFVVDYLKDASLKDEPDDQVGTTPNSYRQVILAH; the protein is encoded by the exons ATGGCCACCGCAGCTTCCAACCCCTACCTGACTAGCAACAGTATTCTCTCGTCAGGCTCCACGGTGCACTCGGAGTCCGGCGGTGGCATGCAGCCGGGAAATGCCGCCGTTACTTCGGTGTCAGGCGGCTACAGAGGAGACCCTGCGGTGAAAATGGTGCAGAGCGACTTTATGCACGGAACCATGGCAGCAAGTAACGGGGGGCACATGCTAAGCCATGCCCATCAGTGGGTTACCTCGCTGACCCACGCCGCAGTCGCCGCGGCGGCCGCCGAAGCCGGCTCGCCGTGGTCTTCGAGCCCCGTTGGAATGGCCGGCAGCCCCCAGCAACAGGACGTCAAGAGCAATTCAAACAGAGAAGACCTGCACGCCGGCACGGCGTTACACCACAGACCTCCGCACATAGGAGCTCACCAGTCGCACCAAAGCGCGTGGGGCACCGCCACGGCGGCGCACATCAGTACCATTACCGGAGGACAGCAACAATCGCAGCAGTCCCTTATTTATTCCCAGCCGGGTGGTTTCACCGTCAACGGGATGCTCAGCCCTCCCGGGGGTTTGGTTCATCCGGGTCTGATGCGTGGGGAATCGCCAGAAATCGACCACGGcagccaccaccaccaccaacatcaccaccaacaccatcaccatcatcaccagcAACACCACGGGGTGAACAGCCACGACTCGCACTCGGACGAGGACACGCCGACCTCCGACGACCTGGAGCAGTTCGCCAAACAGTTCAAACAGCGGCGAATAAAGCTTGGCTTCACGCAAGCCGACGTCGGTCTGGCCCTGGGAACCCTTTACGGAAACGTCTTCTCACAGACCACGATTTGTAGGTTCGAGGCGCTGCAGCTGAGCTTTAAAAACATGTGCAAGCTGAAGCCGCTTTTGAATAAGTGGCTAGAGGAAGCCGACTCGACCACCGGAAGCCCGACCAGTATCGACAAAATAGCCGCGCAGGGCCGAAAGCGCAAAAAGCGCACGTCGATCGAGGTGAGCGTGAAGGGGGCCCTGGAAAGTCACTTTTTGAAATGTCCCAAGCCCTCGGCACAGGAAATCTCCAGTCTGGCGGACAATCTACAGCTTGAAAAGGAGGTCGTTCGGGTTTGGTTCTGCAAtcggagacagaaagagaagaggatgaCACCGCCCGGAGTTCCCCAGACACCGGAGGACGTGTACTCCCAG GAGAGTTTTGTGGTAGATTACTTAAAAGATGCAAGTTTGAAAGACGAGCCGGACGACCAGGTGGGGACAACTCCAAACTCCTATCGCCAGGTGATTCTGGCGCATTGA
- the pou3f3a gene encoding POU domain, class 3, transcription factor 3-A isoform X1, translating to MATAASNPYLTSNSILSSGSTVHSESGGGMQPGNAAVTSVSGGYRGDPAVKMVQSDFMHGTMAASNGGHMLSHAHQWVTSLTHAAVAAAAAEAGSPWSSSPVGMAGSPQQQDVKSNSNREDLHAGTALHHRPPHIGAHQSHQSAWGTATAAHISTITGGQQQSQQSLIYSQPGGFTVNGMLSPPGGLVHPGLMRGESPEIDHGSHHHHQHHHQHHHHHHQQHHGVNSHDSHSDEDTPTSDDLEQFAKQFKQRRIKLGFTQADVGLALGTLYGNVFSQTTICRFEALQLSFKNMCKLKPLLNKWLEEADSTTGSPTSIDKIAAQGRKRKKRTSIEVSVKGALESHFLKCPKPSAQEISSLADNLQLEKEVVRVWFCNRRQKEKRMTPPGVPQTPEDVYSQVGNESFVVDYLKDASLKDEPDDQVGTTPNSYRQVILAH from the exons ATGGCCACCGCAGCTTCCAACCCCTACCTGACTAGCAACAGTATTCTCTCGTCAGGCTCCACGGTGCACTCGGAGTCCGGCGGTGGCATGCAGCCGGGAAATGCCGCCGTTACTTCGGTGTCAGGCGGCTACAGAGGAGACCCTGCGGTGAAAATGGTGCAGAGCGACTTTATGCACGGAACCATGGCAGCAAGTAACGGGGGGCACATGCTAAGCCATGCCCATCAGTGGGTTACCTCGCTGACCCACGCCGCAGTCGCCGCGGCGGCCGCCGAAGCCGGCTCGCCGTGGTCTTCGAGCCCCGTTGGAATGGCCGGCAGCCCCCAGCAACAGGACGTCAAGAGCAATTCAAACAGAGAAGACCTGCACGCCGGCACGGCGTTACACCACAGACCTCCGCACATAGGAGCTCACCAGTCGCACCAAAGCGCGTGGGGCACCGCCACGGCGGCGCACATCAGTACCATTACCGGAGGACAGCAACAATCGCAGCAGTCCCTTATTTATTCCCAGCCGGGTGGTTTCACCGTCAACGGGATGCTCAGCCCTCCCGGGGGTTTGGTTCATCCGGGTCTGATGCGTGGGGAATCGCCAGAAATCGACCACGGcagccaccaccaccaccaacatcaccaccaacaccatcaccatcatcaccagcAACACCACGGGGTGAACAGCCACGACTCGCACTCGGACGAGGACACGCCGACCTCCGACGACCTGGAGCAGTTCGCCAAACAGTTCAAACAGCGGCGAATAAAGCTTGGCTTCACGCAAGCCGACGTCGGTCTGGCCCTGGGAACCCTTTACGGAAACGTCTTCTCACAGACCACGATTTGTAGGTTCGAGGCGCTGCAGCTGAGCTTTAAAAACATGTGCAAGCTGAAGCCGCTTTTGAATAAGTGGCTAGAGGAAGCCGACTCGACCACCGGAAGCCCGACCAGTATCGACAAAATAGCCGCGCAGGGCCGAAAGCGCAAAAAGCGCACGTCGATCGAGGTGAGCGTGAAGGGGGCCCTGGAAAGTCACTTTTTGAAATGTCCCAAGCCCTCGGCACAGGAAATCTCCAGTCTGGCGGACAATCTACAGCTTGAAAAGGAGGTCGTTCGGGTTTGGTTCTGCAAtcggagacagaaagagaagaggatgaCACCGCCCGGAGTTCCCCAGACACCGGAGGACGTGTACTCCCAGGTCGGCAAC GAGAGTTTTGTGGTAGATTACTTAAAAGATGCAAGTTTGAAAGACGAGCCGGACGACCAGGTGGGGACAACTCCAAACTCCTATCGCCAGGTGATTCTGGCGCATTGA